A region from the Oceanidesulfovibrio marinus genome encodes:
- the nth gene encoding endonuclease III, translated as MAATITPSSAPETRAQEVLKRLGKRYAHPTSALTHHSPWELLVATVLAAQCTDERVNKVTPELFRRWPDPAALGQADVGAIEEVIHSTGFFRNKAKNLKATGQIVANEYGGELPKSLAELTKLPGVARKTANIILGHAFGINEGVAVDTHVKRLSFRLGFTESQDVKRIERDLMAVFPQDRWGNLNHYLVFLGREVCKARSPQCPECPLEDICPKNGV; from the coding sequence ATGGCAGCGACAATCACCCCCTCGTCCGCGCCCGAAACGCGCGCCCAGGAAGTGCTCAAACGGCTCGGCAAACGCTACGCCCACCCCACATCCGCGCTGACCCACCACTCCCCCTGGGAGCTGCTGGTGGCCACGGTGCTGGCCGCGCAGTGCACGGACGAACGGGTGAACAAGGTCACGCCGGAGCTCTTCCGCCGCTGGCCCGACCCCGCTGCCCTGGGTCAGGCCGACGTCGGCGCAATCGAAGAGGTCATCCACTCCACCGGCTTCTTCCGCAACAAGGCCAAGAACCTGAAAGCCACCGGGCAGATAGTGGCCAACGAGTACGGCGGCGAGCTGCCCAAAAGCCTGGCCGAGCTCACCAAGCTGCCGGGTGTGGCGCGCAAGACCGCCAACATCATCCTCGGACACGCCTTCGGCATCAACGAGGGCGTGGCCGTGGACACCCACGTCAAACGCCTCTCCTTCCGCCTCGGCTTCACCGAGTCCCAGGATGTCAAACGCATCGAACGCGACCTCATGGCCGTGTTTCCCCAGGACCGCTGGGGCAACCTCAACCACTACCTCGTCTTCCTGGGCCGCGAGGTCTGCAAGGCCCGCTCACCCCAATGCCCCGAGTGCCCGCTTGAGGATATCTGTCCGAAAAACGGTGTGTAG
- a CDS encoding transposase, which produces MALRKWTPEQKAQIVLEGLRGRSVTEICTEHAITQNMYYRWRDQLLEKAHEVFISDKNTRRTAKLERENTRLKGLVGELTLELKKSDLFE; this is translated from the coding sequence ATGGCGTTGAGAAAATGGACCCCGGAACAGAAAGCCCAGATCGTCCTCGAAGGCCTTCGAGGACGATCCGTCACAGAAATCTGCACGGAGCATGCCATCACTCAGAACATGTACTACCGGTGGCGGGATCAGTTGCTGGAGAAGGCCCACGAGGTCTTTATCTCGGACAAGAACACCCGGCGCACGGCAAAGCTCGAACGCGAAAACACCCGGCTCAAGGGGCTGGTGGGCGAGCTGACTCTGGAGCTTAAAAAAAGCGATCTGTTCGAATGA
- a CDS encoding IS3 family transposase, whose protein sequence is MLQRIRAIKADHPYWGYRRIWAHLRFVDTMSIGKHRVYRLMRDHGLCVKRGAVPATNRKPSRPKPRPTRPNEWWGTDMTKVMIDGFGWMYVVIVLDWRTKKVVGHYAGAQARTEHWLAALDQAVNRQFPEGVRGGGLHLMSDNGSQPTSLSFMKTCHCLGITQAFTAYNNPKGNADTERFMRTLKEELVWVNEWRSPTAFCEALSRWIDDYNAHYLHSTLGYRTPLAVEQELLNPNLPLQEAC, encoded by the coding sequence TTGTTGCAGAGAATTCGCGCCATCAAGGCGGATCATCCCTACTGGGGCTACCGCCGGATCTGGGCCCACTTGCGTTTTGTGGACACGATGTCCATCGGCAAACACCGCGTCTACCGGCTTATGCGCGACCACGGCCTCTGCGTGAAGCGCGGCGCCGTGCCCGCGACCAATCGGAAGCCTTCGCGCCCCAAGCCGCGTCCGACGCGGCCCAACGAGTGGTGGGGCACGGACATGACCAAGGTCATGATCGACGGCTTTGGCTGGATGTACGTCGTGATCGTCCTGGATTGGCGCACCAAAAAGGTCGTGGGGCATTACGCCGGGGCGCAAGCCAGGACAGAGCACTGGCTCGCGGCGCTGGACCAGGCCGTGAATCGGCAGTTCCCCGAGGGCGTGCGCGGCGGCGGCCTTCACCTGATGTCGGACAACGGCAGCCAGCCGACATCATTGAGCTTTATGAAGACATGCCACTGCCTGGGCATCACGCAGGCCTTCACGGCGTACAACAACCCCAAGGGCAACGCCGATACGGAGCGCTTCATGCGGACGCTGAAGGAGGAGCTCGTGTGGGTGAACGAATGGCGTAGCCCCACGGCTTTCTGCGAGGCGCTAAGCCGCTGGATTGACGACTACAATGCGCACTACCTGCACTCGACGTTGGGCTACCGAACGCCCCTGGCTGTCGAGCAGGAGCTGCTCAACCCAAACCTCCCCTTACAAGAGGCTTGCTAA